In Marivirga salinae, a single window of DNA contains:
- a CDS encoding cryptochrome/photolyase family protein: protein MKRTLRLVLGDQLNEGHSWFAEVKDNVVYVMMEMRQETDYVTHHIQKVTAFFSAMRTFSVKMKSKGHDFIYLKINDTDNEQSLPENIKKLIEEHGFEHFEYLLPDEYRLDEQIKKFCKEVSISSNAVDTEHFLTKRDDIAQFFRGKKQFLMENFYRKMRKDHDILMNGKDPVGDKWNFDHENRNKYKGEVPIPPAYSYKIDVSEVVKDIEKAGIKTIGIIDQENFHWPIDRKQALQFARYFCRELLPYFGTYQDAMHTEEKFLFHSRISFALNSKLISPKELVEKVIKAWEEDSDKINIAQVEGYIRQVIGWREYMRGIYWAKMPEYADKNYFEHTRKLPNFYWTGKTKMKCMEKSIKQSLTEAYAHHIQRLMVTGNFALLNMTNPDEVDKWYLGVYIDAIEWVEITNTRGMSQFADGGIVGSKPYLSSANYMHKMSNYCSDCYYDHKKKVGDKACPFNSLYWNFYNTHRDKLEKNQRIAMMYRTWDKKSNDEKEDLLTQADYYLHHVDDL from the coding sequence ATGAAAAGGACCTTAAGGCTAGTATTAGGTGATCAACTAAATGAAGGGCATTCTTGGTTTGCTGAAGTGAAAGATAATGTGGTTTATGTGATGATGGAAATGCGTCAGGAAACTGATTATGTGACGCATCATATTCAAAAAGTAACTGCTTTTTTTTCAGCTATGCGCACCTTTTCAGTAAAAATGAAAAGTAAAGGACATGACTTTATTTATTTAAAAATTAATGATACTGATAATGAGCAGTCTTTACCTGAAAATATCAAAAAACTCATAGAAGAACATGGTTTTGAGCACTTTGAATATTTATTGCCTGATGAATATAGATTAGATGAGCAGATAAAGAAATTTTGTAAGGAAGTATCTATTTCTTCAAATGCAGTTGATACAGAACATTTTCTCACTAAAAGAGATGATATAGCCCAATTTTTTAGAGGTAAAAAGCAGTTCCTGATGGAGAATTTCTATCGGAAGATGAGAAAGGATCATGATATATTGATGAATGGGAAAGACCCTGTGGGGGATAAGTGGAATTTCGACCATGAAAATAGAAATAAGTATAAAGGAGAAGTACCTATTCCTCCTGCTTATAGTTATAAAATAGATGTATCGGAAGTAGTAAAAGATATTGAAAAAGCTGGAATCAAGACCATTGGAATCATTGATCAAGAAAATTTCCATTGGCCGATTGATAGAAAGCAAGCTTTACAATTTGCTCGTTACTTTTGCAGAGAATTATTACCCTATTTCGGTACTTATCAGGATGCCATGCATACAGAAGAAAAATTTCTGTTCCATTCGAGGATTTCATTTGCCTTGAATTCAAAACTGATTAGCCCTAAAGAATTGGTAGAAAAAGTAATTAAAGCTTGGGAGGAGGATTCAGATAAGATCAATATTGCCCAGGTAGAAGGTTACATCAGGCAAGTAATTGGTTGGCGTGAATATATGCGTGGAATTTACTGGGCCAAAATGCCTGAATATGCAGACAAAAATTACTTTGAACACACTAGAAAACTCCCGAATTTTTATTGGACAGGCAAAACCAAAATGAAATGCATGGAGAAATCCATAAAGCAATCTTTAACAGAAGCTTATGCACATCATATCCAAAGATTGATGGTGACAGGGAATTTTGCTTTACTAAATATGACTAATCCTGATGAAGTTGATAAATGGTATTTGGGAGTTTACATTGATGCTATTGAATGGGTAGAGATTACCAATACTCGTGGCATGAGTCAGTTTGCCGATGGTGGAATAGTGGGTTCAAAGCCATACCTCTCAAGTGCTAATTATATGCATAAAATGAGCAATTATTGTTCTGATTGCTATTATGACCATAAAAAGAAAGTTGGAGATAAAGCGTGTCCTTTTAATAGTCTGTACTGGAATTTCTATAACACCCATCGAGATAAACTAGAGAAAAACCAGCGTATTGCCATGATGTACAGAACATGGGATAAAAAATCTAATGATGAAAAGGAAGATTTGTTAACACAAGCAGATTATTACCTTCATCATGTTGATGATTTGTAA
- a CDS encoding DUF481 domain-containing protein gives MRKFYLSFLFIFLSSSVFGQILHYENFAVILDTSKHVKGNIVPSFQFQNLKENLIKFENTADFSLLFEKNAMTIANKVELSRFGDETFESGGYLYIEYRRIQDTLPFALEPYFQAHWNEVRGLDRKYAAGFNLRWRVLYKKNSGIFAGFGPFYEYERWDYRGVPDSETIPNPANPITNELVRLGSYISYKQRLADKFLLDFSVYYQNDIQNLFDTPRAGSSSRVTYKLTQYLGLTLLYQNMYDPNPVVPIDKLYHNVTFSFSINI, from the coding sequence ATGCGAAAATTCTATCTATCATTCCTATTCATTTTCTTGTCCTCTTCAGTATTTGGTCAAATTCTACATTATGAAAATTTTGCGGTAATCCTGGATACTTCAAAGCATGTGAAAGGAAATATTGTTCCTAGCTTTCAATTTCAAAACCTAAAGGAAAATTTGATTAAATTTGAAAATACTGCTGATTTCTCACTTCTCTTTGAGAAAAATGCAATGACGATTGCCAATAAAGTGGAGCTATCCCGATTTGGTGATGAGACTTTTGAAAGCGGAGGGTATTTATACATTGAATACAGAAGAATACAAGACACTTTACCATTCGCACTAGAACCTTATTTTCAGGCTCATTGGAATGAGGTAAGAGGATTAGATAGAAAATATGCTGCAGGTTTTAATCTAAGATGGCGAGTTTTATACAAAAAGAATTCTGGAATTTTTGCTGGGTTCGGACCTTTCTATGAATATGAAAGATGGGATTATAGAGGAGTTCCAGACTCGGAAACTATTCCAAATCCTGCAAATCCGATTACCAACGAATTGGTAAGATTAGGAAGTTACATCAGCTACAAACAAAGATTAGCTGATAAGTTCCTATTAGATTTCAGTGTTTATTATCAAAACGATATCCAAAATTTATTTGATACTCCAAGAGCAGGAAGTAGTTCAAGAGTAACTTACAAACTGACCCAATATTTAGGATTGACTTTACTTTATCAAAACATGTATGATCCAAACCCAGTGGTACCAATCGACAAATTATATCACAATGTGACATTCAGTTTTAGCATAAATATCTAA
- a CDS encoding alkaline phosphatase D family protein gives MRKLTLLTLLISLTFSSLFAQDQTFEFDEKKTLTLAFGSCNRQNLDQPLWQPIMNHKPDLFMFLGDNIYGDTDDMKVLEEKYRVQKNQVDYKKLRKEMPVVGVWDDHDYGKNDAGKEYPYKEESQQLFLDFFDVPENDARRERAGVYSSYDLKWKSHTIKVILLDTRYHRDDLERVNRVYQKNEEGTILGAEQWAWLESELSDEEASLFIIASGIQFIPEDHDYEKWANFPQERQRLFDLVQKNQPKGALFLSGDRHIAEISSIQVEELNYPLIDITSSGLTHVWENAPQEPNQHRIGKLINELNYGLVKIEETENGLRVVSEIRGKDQELYQVFGMVY, from the coding sequence ATGCGAAAGTTAACACTTCTAACATTACTCATTTCATTAACTTTTTCGTCCCTTTTTGCACAAGATCAGACTTTTGAGTTTGATGAAAAAAAGACTTTGACTTTAGCGTTTGGATCTTGTAACCGCCAAAACTTGGATCAGCCATTATGGCAACCCATCATGAATCACAAGCCGGATTTGTTCATGTTTTTGGGTGATAACATTTATGGTGATACGGATGATATGAAAGTATTGGAAGAAAAATATAGGGTCCAGAAAAACCAAGTAGACTATAAAAAATTAAGAAAGGAAATGCCTGTTGTGGGTGTTTGGGATGATCATGATTATGGGAAGAATGATGCTGGAAAAGAATATCCATACAAAGAGGAAAGTCAGCAGCTGTTTTTAGATTTTTTTGATGTTCCAGAAAATGATGCTAGAAGAGAAAGAGCAGGCGTTTATTCTTCATATGATTTGAAATGGAAATCTCATACAATCAAAGTAATCTTGTTAGATACGAGATATCATAGAGATGATCTAGAGCGCGTTAATAGAGTGTATCAAAAAAATGAAGAGGGAACAATATTAGGAGCGGAGCAGTGGGCATGGTTGGAAAGTGAGCTTTCTGATGAAGAAGCTTCTTTATTTATAATTGCTAGCGGAATTCAATTTATACCTGAAGATCATGATTATGAAAAATGGGCTAATTTTCCACAAGAAAGGCAAAGACTATTTGATTTGGTTCAAAAAAATCAGCCTAAAGGAGCTTTATTTTTGAGTGGAGATCGACATATAGCTGAAATTTCAAGCATACAAGTAGAAGAGCTGAACTATCCATTAATTGATATAACCTCTAGCGGATTAACTCATGTTTGGGAAAATGCGCCCCAAGAACCTAATCAACATAGAATAGGGAAATTAATAAATGAATTAAATTACGGTTTAGTGAAAATTGAAGAAACTGAAAATGGACTGAGAGTGGTTTCTGAAATTAGAGGAAAAGATCAGGAATTGTATCAGGTTTTCGGAATGGTTTACTGA
- a CDS encoding AsmA-like C-terminal region-containing protein encodes MKKLLIILGSIIALFALTIVLVPILFKDRIVSAVQTEIDKSVNAKVNFEPSKISISLLSDFPNLTLGVRDFSITGNDTFEGDTLFAAKDFSVEMDIVAIIKGEPLNIKGIMLDQPLINILVLEDGSANYDITFPSEEEEEETTSDEELKLGIDHWEIKSGRINYYDQMSDVALSLIGVDHTGNGDFTLSVFDMETKTSAKDFSFAYGGDVYVAHKSLEAELLLGMDLDSMKFTFKDAKATLNEFHLKFDGFFAMPTDDYEMDINFATTDTQFKNVLSLVPGMYADGFDDLETRGEFDFSGFIKGVYSETSMPAFAVDLIVRDAFVKSPDVPLPIEQIAMEMHAKSESGDLSDGYLEVKNFGLTIDKDRFTAKAKVNNFDSPIWDLSMQGGLNLDIISEIEPSQDFKIGGIINANINSKGSYADVEKEDYTKLETTGNLKMQNFSYAEKNAPDFIISNADMNFNPESVNLTTLKGNYGKSDFSLNGSISNYIAYAIDDSAVIKGNMRLTSTLLDINEMMGVSEEETESIEDTTAMEVVVIPKNIDFTFDATVQTIKYDNFEMKNAVGQIKVKDGILTLDPLKVDMLEGNIKMTGLYNSQDEYEPKFDFTLDISQLSIPETFKNVTTVQKFVPIAEKMQGKFSTDFKIRGLLTQEMMPDFATVQGAGLIKIIDAAVKDSKVINGVTSLSKLDNTDEVVLDNVQVQAEIKDGRFSVEPFDVKMGDYKATVDGSTGLAGDIAYNLKLNVPTGSMGQAANTAISNLLGSKVKAVGSSVNLNFNIQGTYDDPKVKLGKTTTEGGGSVTSSVKEQVGDRIDEEKDKLKAEVEAQTQAAKDSAKAEAERLKKQAEEEARKKAEEEKERLKDKAKGKLKDIFGDGI; translated from the coding sequence ATGAAAAAGCTATTAATCATCTTAGGTAGTATAATTGCACTATTTGCTCTAACCATCGTTTTGGTTCCTATTCTTTTTAAAGATAGAATAGTTTCTGCCGTTCAGACAGAAATTGATAAATCCGTTAATGCAAAAGTGAATTTCGAACCTTCTAAAATCAGTATCTCACTTTTATCGGACTTCCCTAATCTAACCTTAGGGGTTCGTGATTTTTCCATTACAGGTAATGATACTTTTGAAGGCGATACTTTATTTGCTGCTAAAGATTTTTCTGTTGAGATGGATATTGTAGCTATTATTAAAGGGGAACCCTTAAATATTAAAGGCATCATGCTAGATCAACCTCTGATCAATATTTTAGTTTTGGAGGATGGTTCTGCAAATTATGACATCACTTTTCCTTCGGAAGAAGAGGAAGAGGAAACTACTTCGGATGAGGAATTAAAACTTGGAATTGACCATTGGGAAATCAAGAGTGGTAGAATTAACTATTATGACCAAATGAGTGATGTAGCACTTTCACTTATAGGAGTAGATCATACAGGGAATGGTGATTTCACCCTCTCTGTTTTTGATATGGAAACCAAAACAAGCGCTAAAGATTTTTCATTTGCCTATGGAGGAGATGTATATGTTGCTCATAAAAGCCTAGAAGCTGAATTGCTATTGGGAATGGATTTGGACAGCATGAAATTTACATTTAAAGATGCAAAAGCAACCTTAAATGAATTTCATTTGAAATTTGATGGCTTTTTTGCCATGCCTACCGATGATTATGAAATGGATATCAATTTCGCAACCACTGATACGCAATTCAAAAATGTCCTTTCATTAGTACCAGGCATGTATGCTGATGGTTTTGATGATTTGGAAACCCGCGGTGAATTTGATTTCTCTGGCTTTATTAAAGGAGTTTACAGCGAAACAAGTATGCCTGCTTTTGCTGTTGATTTAATTGTGAGAGATGCTTTTGTGAAATCTCCAGACGTTCCTCTTCCTATTGAACAAATAGCAATGGAAATGCATGCCAAATCAGAATCTGGAGATTTGTCAGATGGATATCTAGAAGTGAAAAATTTCGGATTAACTATCGACAAAGACCGATTCACTGCTAAAGCAAAGGTTAATAATTTTGATTCTCCAATCTGGGATTTAAGTATGCAGGGTGGATTAAACTTGGATATAATTTCAGAAATTGAGCCTTCTCAAGATTTCAAAATAGGTGGTATTATCAATGCTAATATCAATTCAAAAGGTTCCTATGCTGATGTAGAGAAAGAAGATTATACCAAGCTAGAAACCACTGGTAATCTTAAAATGCAAAACTTTTCTTATGCTGAAAAAAACGCACCTGATTTTATTATCTCTAATGCGGATATGAATTTCAATCCTGAATCAGTTAACCTAACTACTTTAAAAGGAAATTACGGTAAAAGTGATTTCAGTTTGAATGGAAGTATCAGCAATTATATCGCTTATGCCATTGATGATAGTGCAGTCATCAAAGGAAATATGAGATTAACTTCTACCCTATTGGACATAAATGAAATGATGGGTGTTTCAGAGGAAGAAACCGAATCAATTGAAGATACAACTGCCATGGAAGTAGTCGTAATTCCTAAAAACATAGATTTCACTTTTGATGCCACAGTGCAGACTATTAAATATGATAATTTCGAAATGAAAAATGCTGTAGGACAAATAAAAGTGAAAGACGGTATCTTAACACTTGATCCTTTAAAAGTAGATATGCTTGAAGGAAATATAAAAATGACAGGTTTATATAATAGTCAAGATGAATATGAACCTAAATTTGATTTCACACTAGACATATCACAATTAAGTATTCCTGAAACATTCAAGAATGTAACGACAGTCCAAAAATTCGTTCCAATTGCTGAAAAAATGCAAGGAAAATTCAGCACTGATTTCAAAATTAGAGGATTATTAACGCAAGAAATGATGCCTGACTTTGCGACTGTACAGGGAGCTGGTCTAATCAAAATTATAGATGCTGCAGTAAAAGATTCTAAAGTAATTAATGGAGTTACTTCTTTATCCAAATTAGATAATACCGATGAAGTAGTACTTGATAATGTTCAGGTTCAAGCTGAAATCAAAGATGGGAGGTTTAGTGTAGAGCCGTTTGATGTAAAAATGGGAGACTATAAAGCCACTGTGGATGGAAGCACAGGCTTAGCTGGAGACATTGCTTATAATCTAAAATTGAATGTACCTACAGGCAGCATGGGACAAGCAGCCAATACAGCAATCTCTAATTTATTAGGAAGTAAAGTAAAAGCAGTAGGTAGTTCCGTCAACCTCAATTTCAACATTCAAGGAACTTATGATGACCCAAAAGTAAAATTAGGAAAAACTACTACTGAAGGTGGGGGGTCGGTTACCTCCTCAGTGAAAGAACAAGTTGGTGATAGGATTGATGAAGAAAAAGATAAACTAAAAGCAGAGGTTGAAGCTCAAACACAAGCTGCAAAAGACAGTGCAAAAGCGGAAGCTGAAAGACTAAAAAAGCAAGCAGAAGAAGAAGCTAGAAAAAAAGCAGAGGAAGAAAAAGAAAGACTTAAAGACAAAGCTAAGGGTAAATTAAAGGATATTTTTGGGGATGGAATTTAA
- a CDS encoding bestrophin family protein: MYVNRNYGFWMTFKWSGKPFLWGLVYAFIISFLAFIFDLNFNLPWQPLSVIGIAVAFYLGFKNNSSYDRTWEARKIWGEIVNNSRSFGAAVCSFVSGVNSDDIKKELIYRHIAWLTALRYQLRLSKEWEHKGMRLNKLFSATVCESYIDKLDAELLRFISQEELATYSENTNKATQIMRKQSERLQELRNQNHFEDFRHMEFHHLVSEFYNGQGKSERIKTFPFPRQYASTALWLTFVFAFLVPFGMLDIFKNMAEWMYWISPLLSALVIWVFFLMEKIGDYSENPFEGTYNDVPITAISRTIEIDLREMIKDDNIPEPAKAENGFLL, encoded by the coding sequence ATGTATGTAAATAGGAATTACGGTTTTTGGATGACTTTTAAATGGTCAGGAAAGCCCTTTTTATGGGGTTTAGTTTATGCGTTTATCATTTCATTTTTAGCATTTATTTTTGATTTGAACTTTAATTTACCTTGGCAACCACTGAGTGTTATTGGTATTGCTGTGGCATTTTATTTAGGCTTTAAAAACAATAGTTCTTATGATAGAACTTGGGAAGCAAGAAAAATTTGGGGTGAAATTGTAAATAATAGTCGATCATTTGGTGCAGCGGTTTGCAGTTTTGTGAGTGGGGTTAACTCAGATGATATTAAAAAAGAATTAATCTACCGGCATATTGCTTGGCTAACTGCTCTTCGTTATCAATTGAGATTAAGCAAAGAATGGGAGCATAAAGGCATGAGATTGAATAAGCTTTTTAGCGCAACTGTTTGCGAATCTTATATTGATAAACTAGATGCGGAACTTTTGAGATTTATTTCTCAGGAAGAATTGGCCACCTATAGTGAAAACACTAATAAGGCTACCCAAATTATGAGAAAGCAATCTGAGAGGCTTCAAGAGCTAAGAAATCAGAATCATTTTGAAGATTTCCGTCATATGGAATTTCATCATTTGGTTAGTGAATTTTATAATGGACAAGGTAAATCTGAAAGAATCAAAACATTTCCTTTTCCTAGGCAATATGCTTCCACTGCTCTTTGGCTTACCTTTGTTTTCGCATTTTTAGTGCCATTCGGAATGTTGGATATTTTTAAAAATATGGCAGAATGGATGTATTGGATTTCTCCATTATTGTCAGCTCTTGTGATTTGGGTGTTCTTTTTAATGGAAAAGATTGGGGACTATTCTGAGAATCCATTTGAGGGAACCTATAATGATGTGCCCATTACCGCAATTTCAAGAACTATAGAAATTGATTTAAGGGAAATGATAAAGGATGATAATATTCCTGAACCAGCAAAGGCGGAGAATGGGTTTTTGTTGTAA
- a CDS encoding DNA polymerase III subunit — protein sequence MLFADIPGLTDLKEQLTKGVKSGKIAHAQLFWGKSGAANLPMALAYATYLNCENPSEHDACGECNSCHKNAKFIHPDFQFSFPTAANDSIKGDDSKLSNNFMKHWRSFLLKDPFASASNWIDHIGTGNKQLNIAKDESKNIIKNLSLKAFEGKYKIMLIWLPEYLHPSAANALLKIIEEPSDKTVFLLVSNNREKLIGTIISRTQAVHIPNYSDEEVKDILVTKYEVAENQAKQLAHIAQGDLHKAVELIDDVSDDAQQEFEQWMRECWANDYTKMVKRSDDFHKWGKMNQQQWLVHAENILRESLVALMQSTELMRVPDEHEQFVMKFSKTLSLEKIAQMNEILNKAIYYLERNASAKMTLLNVSLQLSAILRRK from the coding sequence ATGCTTTTTGCCGACATACCAGGACTTACTGATTTAAAAGAACAACTGACAAAAGGTGTGAAATCTGGTAAAATCGCTCATGCCCAACTTTTTTGGGGAAAATCAGGAGCGGCTAATTTACCAATGGCATTGGCATATGCTACTTATTTAAACTGCGAGAATCCTTCTGAGCATGATGCGTGTGGTGAGTGTAATTCGTGCCATAAGAATGCTAAATTCATCCATCCAGATTTTCAATTTTCATTTCCTACTGCTGCCAATGACAGCATTAAAGGTGATGACTCAAAATTGAGCAATAACTTTATGAAGCATTGGAGGTCTTTCCTTTTGAAGGACCCTTTTGCCTCAGCTTCAAATTGGATAGATCATATTGGAACTGGAAACAAACAGCTCAATATTGCCAAGGATGAAAGCAAAAACATCATTAAAAACCTTTCCTTAAAAGCCTTCGAAGGGAAATACAAAATCATGCTAATTTGGCTGCCAGAATACCTACATCCTTCAGCTGCCAATGCACTTTTGAAAATTATTGAAGAGCCTTCTGATAAAACTGTTTTTCTACTTGTTTCTAATAATAGAGAAAAATTAATTGGAACCATCATATCGAGAACACAAGCGGTACATATCCCCAACTATTCTGATGAAGAGGTAAAGGATATCCTTGTTACAAAATATGAAGTTGCGGAAAATCAAGCCAAGCAATTAGCTCACATTGCTCAAGGAGATTTACACAAAGCCGTAGAATTGATTGATGATGTTTCTGATGATGCACAACAAGAATTTGAGCAGTGGATGCGAGAATGCTGGGCAAATGACTATACTAAAATGGTCAAACGTTCTGATGATTTTCATAAATGGGGTAAAATGAACCAACAACAGTGGCTGGTGCATGCTGAGAATATTTTAAGGGAATCATTAGTGGCATTGATGCAAAGTACCGAATTGATGAGAGTACCAGATGAACATGAGCAATTCGTAATGAAATTCAGCAAAACCTTAAGCTTGGAAAAGATAGCTCAGATGAATGAAATCCTCAATAAAGCCATTTATTATTTGGAAAGAAACGCCAGTGCTAAAATGACTTTGCTTAACGTTTCCCTTCAGTTATCTGCTATTTTAAGGCGGAAGTAG
- the pruA gene encoding L-glutamate gamma-semialdehyde dehydrogenase: MPTAIYKVPIPKNEPVNSYAPGTPERASLQAKLKELRAQEVDVPMYIGAEEVRTGKTLPLNPPHDHQHKLGQFHEGDGSHVEQAIKAALAAKQEWADLHWQQRASVFLKAADLIAGPYRDKINAATMLGQSKNAYQAEIDSACELADFLRFNVKYMTEIYEEQPFSPDGVWNRMEYRPLEGFVFALTPFNFTAIAGNLPSSAALMGNTVVWKPAYSQIYAANVVMEIFKEAGVPNGVINLIFVDGPTTGDIIFKHPDFAGIHFTGSTGVFQNIWKLIGENIEKYKSYPRIVGETGGKDFILAHKTADPKQVATAITRGAFEFQGQKCSAASRVYIANNIWDEVKENLVADVKDIKMGGPEDFENFFNAVIDRKAFDKIKGYIDAAKESNVAEVIAGGECDDSKGYFIQPTVIVTKDPQYVTMQEEIFGPVVTIYVYEAENFEETLTLVDETSPYALTGAIFSNDRYIVERATKRLSQAAGNFYVNDKPTGAVVNQNPFGGARKSGTNDKAGSKLNMLRWCSARMVKETFVTPTDYKYPFMGE, encoded by the coding sequence ATGCCAACAGCAATTTATAAGGTACCTATTCCAAAAAACGAACCGGTAAATAGTTATGCACCAGGAACTCCTGAAAGAGCCTCTTTACAAGCTAAGCTTAAAGAATTAAGAGCACAGGAAGTTGATGTTCCGATGTATATTGGTGCTGAAGAGGTAAGAACAGGAAAAACACTTCCTTTAAATCCTCCTCACGATCACCAACATAAATTAGGACAGTTTCACGAAGGTGATGGTAGTCATGTTGAACAAGCTATTAAAGCTGCTTTAGCTGCAAAGCAGGAATGGGCTGATTTGCATTGGCAACAACGAGCTTCTGTTTTTCTAAAAGCTGCTGATTTAATTGCTGGTCCTTACAGAGATAAAATCAATGCAGCCACTATGTTGGGACAATCAAAGAATGCATATCAAGCAGAAATTGATTCCGCATGTGAGTTAGCAGATTTCTTAAGGTTCAATGTGAAATACATGACCGAAATCTATGAAGAACAGCCTTTTTCACCTGATGGGGTTTGGAACAGAATGGAATACAGACCTTTAGAAGGATTCGTATTTGCATTAACACCATTCAACTTTACCGCTATTGCAGGTAATTTACCTTCAAGTGCTGCCCTAATGGGAAATACGGTAGTTTGGAAGCCTGCTTATTCACAAATCTATGCTGCGAATGTAGTAATGGAAATTTTCAAAGAAGCGGGTGTGCCTAATGGTGTGATCAACTTGATATTTGTAGATGGTCCAACTACAGGGGACATTATATTCAAACATCCTGATTTTGCAGGTATTCACTTCACAGGAAGTACAGGTGTATTCCAAAATATCTGGAAACTAATCGGAGAAAACATCGAGAAATATAAATCTTATCCAAGAATAGTTGGTGAAACTGGTGGTAAAGATTTCATCTTAGCACATAAAACTGCAGATCCTAAGCAAGTAGCTACAGCAATTACCAGAGGTGCTTTTGAATTCCAAGGACAAAAATGTTCTGCTGCTTCAAGAGTATATATCGCCAATAATATATGGGATGAAGTAAAAGAAAACTTGGTGGCTGATGTAAAAGATATAAAAATGGGCGGCCCTGAAGATTTTGAAAACTTCTTCAATGCTGTAATTGATAGAAAAGCATTCGATAAAATCAAAGGATATATTGATGCAGCCAAAGAAAGTAATGTTGCAGAAGTAATTGCAGGTGGAGAATGTGATGATTCTAAAGGATATTTCATTCAGCCAACTGTTATCGTCACAAAAGATCCGCAATATGTAACAATGCAAGAAGAGATCTTCGGCCCAGTAGTTACCATTTATGTTTACGAAGCTGAGAATTTTGAAGAAACTTTAACATTAGTGGATGAGACTTCTCCTTATGCATTAACTGGAGCTATCTTCAGTAATGATCGTTATATCGTTGAAAGAGCAACCAAACGCTTAAGTCAAGCTGCTGGTAACTTCTATGTAAACGATAAACCAACAGGGGCTGTTGTAAATCAAAATCCATTTGGAGGTGCTAGAAAATCAGGAACTAACGACAAAGCAGGTTCTAAATTGAACATGTTACGTTGGTGTTCTGCAAGAATGGTGAAAGAAACATTTGTGACACCTACTGATTATAAATATCCTTTTATGGGAGAATAA
- the tatC gene encoding twin-arginine translocase subunit TatC, with amino-acid sequence MPADQPQVEMSFLDHLEAFRWHIVRALSAVVILSIVAFASKEFVFGTLILGPSRPDFWFYQMACQLGQTVANSTAFCIDELPFIIQSRKMTGQFSMHITSSIVLGIIVAFPYFFWEMWRFVSPALYDNEKKTSRGATFFVSLLFMSGVLFGYYIVSPISINFLANYQVDPTVLNEFDITSYVSTLTMLVLACGLMFQLPMVILFMSKAGIINPQLLKQYRKIAIVVILVISAFITPPDPISQLLISFPLILLYEISIYISAIIHKRKEKKEAGLKKLEDS; translated from the coding sequence ATGCCAGCAGATCAACCACAAGTGGAGATGAGCTTTTTAGATCATCTGGAAGCCTTTCGATGGCATATCGTTAGGGCTTTGTCCGCTGTTGTAATTTTATCTATTGTAGCCTTTGCTTCTAAAGAATTTGTCTTTGGTACTTTGATTTTAGGTCCTTCCCGACCTGATTTTTGGTTCTACCAAATGGCATGTCAATTAGGACAAACTGTGGCTAATTCAACTGCATTTTGTATAGATGAACTCCCTTTCATTATTCAGAGTAGAAAAATGACAGGGCAGTTTAGCATGCACATTACCTCCTCAATTGTGTTGGGAATCATAGTAGCCTTCCCTTATTTTTTCTGGGAAATGTGGCGATTTGTGAGTCCTGCGCTTTATGATAATGAAAAGAAGACAAGTAGAGGTGCCACCTTTTTTGTGAGCTTGCTATTTATGTCAGGAGTATTGTTTGGCTATTATATAGTTTCTCCTATCTCCATTAATTTTTTAGCTAATTATCAAGTAGACCCGACTGTTTTGAATGAGTTTGATATTACTTCCTATGTCTCAACTTTAACAATGCTGGTTTTGGCTTGTGGATTGATGTTTCAATTACCTATGGTGATTCTTTTTATGAGCAAAGCAGGAATAATAAACCCACAGTTACTTAAACAATATAGAAAAATTGCAATAGTGGTGATTTTGGTGATTAGTGCTTTTATCACACCACCCGACCCAATTAGTCAATTATTGATTTCCTTTCCGCTTATTCTTTTATATGAAATAAGTATTTATATTTCAGCAATCATCCATAAAAGAAAAGAGAAGAAAGAAGCAGGGTTAAAGAAATTAGAAGATAGCTAA